The genome window GGGCGCCACGCCTCGATCTCCACCGCGAGTTCGATCTGCCTCCGGGCTGCCCGGTCGCGGGCAACGTCGCCGCGCTCGTGCCGCACAAGGGCCAGCGCCATCTGGTCGACGCCGCGGCGCAGCTCGTTCGCGAGATCCCCGACGCACGGGTCCTGATCGTCGGCGCCGGGGAGCTCGCGGGCGCGCTCGCGCGTCAGATCCGGCGCCTGCGCCTGGAAGGCCGCGTGATTCTCACCGGGTTCCGATCCGACGTGCCGTCCGTGCTGAAGGGACTCGATCTCTTCGTCATGAGCTCGATCACCGAAGGGCTCGGCACTTCCGTCCTGGACGCGATGGCGGCCGGGCTGGCCGTGGTCGGCACCCGCGCCGGAGGCATCCCCGAGAGTGTCGTGGAGGGGGAAACGGGACTGCTCGCGCCGCCGGGCGACGCCCCCGCGATGGCGCGGGCCATGGCCTGCCTGCTGCGCAACACCGTCGAGCGGAGGGCATTCGGCGCCGCGGGGCGCCGGCGCGCCCGTGCCGCCTTCAGCGCGGAGCGGATGGTCGGCGAGACCGCGGCGGTCTACGCCGCGGTGGCGGGAACCGGCCCGGCGGCGAACCGTGCCGACCCACCGGGTACGCCGTGAATCCAGGGCACGGGAAGAACGTCGGAGACCGCGCCGCGGACGAGCGGCCCTTCCCGGGTCAGGGCGCCGGCCACGCCAGCGCCGCCGCCTCGGGCACCGTCTCGTTGATGTAGACGACCCGCCCCCCGACGACGGTGGCGGCCACCGCGCCGCGCAACCGCCAGCCGTCGAAGGGCGTGTTGCGCGCCTTCGAGCGGAACCGGTCGGCGGCCACCTCCACCGCGGTGTCCGGCGCGAGGATCGTGATGTCGGCCGCTGCGCCGGGCTTCAGCGTCCCGCCCTCGACTCCCAGGATCCGTGCCGGATTCGGCGCGTAGAGCTCGACGAGACGGCTCATCGACAGCACGCCGCGATGAACGAGGCGATCCAGCGAAAGCGACACCGCCGTCTCCAGACCGATGATGCCGAACGGCGCCCGGTCGAACTCCACCGCCTTCTCGTCGGCGTGGTGGGGCGCGTGGTCGGTGGCGATGGCGTCGATGCTGCCGTCCGCGAGCCCTTCCAGCATCGCATCGCGGTCCGCGGCGGCGCGCAAGGGCGGGTTCATCTTGAAGTTGGTGTCGTAGCGCAGGTCCTCGTCGGTCAGGATGAAATGGTGCGGGGTCACCTCGCACGTCACCGCGATGCCGCGCTCCTTGCCCGAGCGCACCGCGCGCAGCGACTCTCCGGCGCTCATGTGCGCCACGTGGACCGCCCCGCCGGTCAGCCCGCTCAGGCTGACGTCCCGCTCGACCATGATCGATTCGGTCTCTCCGGGCTGGCCGCGCAGACCGAGGGCGGACGCGCGATGACCTTCGTGCACGACGCAGCCGGCCGCCAGCGAAGGCTCCTCGCAGTGGTTGATGACCGGCATCCCGAACATCGACACGTACTCGAGCGCCCGCCGCATGAGAAGCGCGTCGGCAACCGGATGACCATCGTCGGAGATGCCCACGCAGCCGGCCTCGCGGAGAGCCCGGATCTCGGTCATCCGCTCCCCCTGCGAGCCCACCGACACCGCGCCGATCGGATAGACCCTGGCGAGCCCGGCGTCGGCCGCCTTGCGGACGATCTCCTCGGTGACGCCGACATGGTCGTTGACCGGATCGGTGTTCGGCATGCAGGCCGCCGCCGCGAACCCCCCCGCCACGGCGGCGGCAACGCCGCTCGCGATCGACTCCTTGTGCTCCTGCCCCGGCTCCCGGAAGTGGACGTGCATGTCGATGAAGCCGGGACAGACGACGAACCCGGCCGGCACCTCCACCGGCGCCGCGCCGTCGAGCGGGAGGTCGGCGCCGACCGCCGCCACCCGTCCCCCCTCGTCGATGCGGACATCCACCACACCGTTGATTCCCTGCACGGGGTCGACGACCTGCCCGCCCTTGAGAACGACCGCCTGCATCGTCATTCCGCTCCTTCGTCCGCATCGGATCCGGCCAGCAGATAGAGCACCGCCATCCGCACCGCGACGCCGTTCGCCACCTGCTCGAGGATGACCGACACCGGACCGTCCGCCACGTCGGAGGCGATCTCGACGCCGCGGTTCATCGGCCCCGGATGCATCACGATGACGTCGGGCCTGGCGCGCTGGAGCCGTTCCGCCGTCAGCCCGAAGGTGGTGAAGTACTCGCGGCGCGAAGGGAAGAAGTGGCCCTGCATCCGTTCCGCCTGCACGCGCAGCAACATCACCACGTCCGCATCCTCCAGCGCCCGGTCGAGCGACGTGGTCGCCCGCACGCCGAAGCCCTCGACACCGGGCAGCATCAGCGTACGCGGGCCGCAGACCCAGACGTCGGCTCCGAGAGCGGACAGCAGCAGCATGTTCGACCGCAGCACCCGACTGTGCAGGAGGTCGCCGACGATGGCGACCTTGAGTCCCTCGAAGCGGGTCTTGTGCTCGCGGATCGTGAATGCGTCGAGCAGCGCCTGGGTAGGATGCTCGTGCATGCCGTCGCCCGCGTTGATGACCCGCGCGTCGCAGGCGCCGGCCAGCAGGTGGCAGGCGCCGGACGCGGCATGCCGCAGGACGACCATGTCCGGCGCCATCGCCTCGAGCGTGCGCGCGGTATCGACCAGCGTCTCCCCTTTCAGCAGGCTGGACGTGCCGCCCGCGATGTTGAGGGTATCGGCGCTGAGACGCTTCTCGGCGATCTCGAAGGACGTGCGCGTCCGCGTGCTCGGCTCCAGGAACAGGTTCACGACGGTGGCGCCCCGCAGCGTCGGCACCTTCTTGATGCGTCGGGCGCCGACCTCCTTCATCGCCTCGGCCGAGTCGAGGATGAGCAGGATCTCCTCCCGACTCAGATCGCCGGCGCTCAGCAGGTGCTTCGACCGCAGTCTCGCCGCCGGCTCCACCTGCCCGCCCGCCACCGGTTCACGCGCGTCGCGAGCGACGTTCATGGCGCGACTTCCCCGGTCCCAGGTGCGTGTCCCTCCTCGTGTTCGCCGATCCCGCCGATCGCCACCTCGTCCACACCGTCCTGCTCGATCAACTTCACCTGCACGCTCTGGCGGGCCGAGGTCGGCACGTTCTTCCCCACGTAGTCGGCCCTGATCGGCAGCTCCCGGTGACCTCTATCGACCATCACCACGAGCTGGATGCTCCGCGGGCGCCCGAAGTCGATGAGCGCGTCGAGAGCGGCGCGCGTCGTACGGCCGGTATACAGCACGTCGTCGACGAGCAGGATGCGCCGATCATCGATGGAGAAGGGAATCTCGGTGCGCCGCAGCACCGGCTGCGGCCCGACCGCGTGCCGCATCAGATCGTCGCGGTACAACGTGATGTCGAGCGCGCCGGTCGGCACCTCGCGGCCGGCTATCTCCAGCAGGGTACGGGCGAGCCGCTGCGCGATCGGGACTCCGCGGCGCCGGATGCCGACGAGAGCGACATCGCCGACGCCCCGGTTGCGCTCCACGATCTCGTGCGCGATGCGCACGAGGGCGCGCTGAATCCCGTCCGCTTCCATCACCAGCGGCATTGGATCGATCTCCGGACGCCGGACGAGCGGCAGGGAACAAGGAAGAACGGGCGCGCGGACTCTGCGGCTGGCACCTCTTTGCGACCTCGCGGGGACGCGCTTAAAGAGTCGGCAGGATCGTAGCCCGGCCGTGCCGGCCGCGCAAGATCGCGCCCCGTCGGCGCGGCATCGCCCGGCCCGGGGCCCGGCCCTCGGGTATACTCCGCCGGTGGCCTCACCGGTCGATGTGGACGCCCGCATAGCGGCCAACCACCGCCTCTCCGACGCGTACAACGTCCTGGAAATCGAAGCGCCGGCCATCGCCCGGCAGACCCGGCCGGGCCAGTTCGTGATGGTCAAGCGGGCACTCGGACGCGAGCCCCTGCTCCGCCGGCCGTTCTCGGTCTTCGAAATCCTGCGCAACGCGCGGGGCGCCGTGACCGGTCTCTCGCTGCTCAGCAAGCAGGTGGGCGCCGTCACGCGCGATCTCTTTCAGGCCGAGCCGGGCGAACGGATCCGCTGCCTCGGACCGCTCGGCACCCCGTTCTCGGTCGTCGGTCCGCCGACGCATGCCTGGATGGTGGCCGGCGGGGTCGGACTCGCGCCGTTCGCAACGCTGGCCGAGGCACTGCATGCGAACGGCGTCGACACGACGCTGTTCTACGGCGGACGGTCGAGCGAAGACCTGTACCGCGTCCCCTTCTTCGAGCGCCTCGGCGTACGAGTCGTCCTGGCCACCGAGGACGGAACGCGCGGCGAGGCAGGCCGGGTGACGGCTCCTCTGCAGCGCGAGCTGGCTGCTGCCGGGGACCGCCCGGTGATGGTGTACGCCTGCGGACCGACCCCGATGATGCGCGCGGTGGCAGGGCTGGCGGCGGGCGCGGGCCGCCCGGTGCAGGTCTCGCTGGAACCGGTCATGGGATGCGGGCTCGGCGGCTGCTACAGTTGCGTGGTGCGGATCCTCGACGGCGCCCGTTTCGTCCGGGCCTGCCTGGAAGGGCCGGTCTTCGAGGGAAACCGGGTCTCGTGGGCCGACCTGACCTGAGCGTCGACATCGCCGGCCTGCGCCTGGCGAATCCACTCATCGCCGCGAGCGGCTGCTTCGGCTACGGCGTCGAGTACGCCGACCTGGTCGATCTGGCGGGGCTGGGCGCCGTCGCGGTCAAGGGACTGTTCCTCGAGGCCCGCGAGGGACACGCGCCGCCCCGCATCGTCGAGACGCCGAGCGGGATGCTCAACGCGATCGGGCTGCAGGGGATCGGCGTGCGGACCTTCGTGGCGGAGAAGCTGCCCGAGTTGAAGGCGCGGCGCGCCGTCGTCATCGTCAACATCTGCGGCTCGACGGTCGACGAGTACGCCGAGGTCGCCCGGATTCTGTCCGACGCGGACGGCGTCGCGGCCATCGAGATCAACATCTCCTGTCCCAACATCGACGAGGGAGGCCATACCTTCGGCTGCAGCCTGACCGGCGTGCGCGACGTCGTGCGCGCGGTGCGCGCGGCGACGACGCTGCCGATCTTTCCCAAGCTGACGCCGAACGTCACCGACGTCGCCGCGATCGCGATCGCCGCCGAGGAGGCCGGCGCCGACGCCGTCTCGCTCGTCAACACCTTTCTCGCGATGGCGATCGACGTGGAGACGCGACGCCCGCGGCTGTCCAACGTCGTCGGCGGCCTGAGCGGTCCGGCCATCCGCCCCATCGCCGTGCGCATGGTGTACGAGTGCCGCGCCGCCGTGCGCATCCCGATCATCGGCATGGGGGGCATCGCCTCCGCGCGCGACGTGCTCGAGTTCCTGATTGCCGGCGCCGACGCGGTGCAGGTGGGCACGGCGAACTTCGAGGATCCCGGTATCTGGCCGAAGCTCCTCGCGGGCGTGACCGACTATCTGGAGCGCCACGGCCACGCCGCAGTCGGCGAGGTCGTCGGCACGGTTGACCTCTCGGCGCGGGAAACCGCGTGGATCAGCTCGTAGGAGAAGGCGCCATGCTGCGGCTCACGCTCTACACACGGCCGGGCTGCCACCTGTGCGACGCCATGAAGAGCGTGGTCGACGCAGTCGCACGGAACGAGCCGGTCGCCCTGCGCCAGATCGACATCACCGGGAACGGCGACCTCGAGCGCCGCTTCGGGGTCGAGATCCCGGTGCTGGAGCACGAAGGGCAAGTGCTCGCGCGCGTCAGGCCGGCCCCCGCCGCCCGCCGCGAGGAGCGACCGTACAACCCCCCCCGCGGCCACTGAATCGAGCGGGCCCCACACCCCAGAGTGCCGACGNNNNNNNNNNACCAGACTTCAAGCTCTTTTCGCTTTTTTCCGGGGGGTTTGTTTTTTTTTTACCCGCCGGCGCGCTCCGCGGGCGTTTGCCTGCGGGCCCGCCCCCCCCGCGCCCGCGGCACTCCTCGAGTCGCTACGGAACATCCGCCCCGGCGGCCAGTGAAGCGAGCGGGACGCACACGCAAGAGTGCGGACGGCCCCCCGCCTGACCTCAGTGTCCGGTCTCGCCGCGAGCTACTTGACGATGACGACGAAGTGCCCACGCCGGTTGCGCGACCAGCAACCCTCGTGTTCCTCCATGCAGAAGGGCGACTCCTCGCCACGGCTCACCGCCGTGATCCGACTCGCGTCGATTCCCAGTGAAACCAGGTAGTCGCGAACCGAGGCCGCCCGCGAATCGCCGAGCGCGAGGTTGTACTCGTTGGTGCCCCGCTCGTCGCAGTGCCCCTCGACGCGCACGCGGGTCGAAGGCCAGCGCCGCATCCACTCGGCGTTCTGCTGCAGAGTGGTCTGCCCGGCGGGCAGAATCTCCGACTCGTCGTAGT of Acidobacteriota bacterium contains these proteins:
- the pyrR gene encoding bifunctional pyr operon transcriptional regulator/uracil phosphoribosyltransferase PyrR, translated to MPLVMEADGIQRALVRIAHEIVERNRGVGDVALVGIRRRGVPIAQRLARTLLEIAGREVPTGALDITLYRDDLMRHAVGPQPVLRRTEIPFSIDDRRILLVDDVLYTGRTTRAALDALIDFGRPRSIQLVVMVDRGHRELPIRADYVGKNVPTSARQSVQVKLIEQDGVDEVAIGGIGEHEEGHAPGTGEVAP
- a CDS encoding OmpA family protein, with translation MGSRRLSRRSARAENRQNVEIRIMKSAWRYVLAVVVTVVMAFGVAACGGNPPPEPPPPPPPTEEELFMRMTLDELNATAPLLPVFFNYDESEILPAGQTTLQQNAEWMRRWPSTRVRVEGHCDERGTNEYNLALGDSRAASVRDYLVSLGIDASRITAVSRGEESPFCMEEHEGCWSRNRRGHFVVIVK
- a CDS encoding glutaredoxin family protein, translated to MLRLTLYTRPGCHLCDAMKSVVDAVARNEPVALRQIDITGNGDLERRFGVEIPVLEHEGQVLARVRPAPAARREERPYNPPRGH
- a CDS encoding dihydroorotase, whose amino-acid sequence is MQAVVLKGGQVVDPVQGINGVVDVRIDEGGRVAAVGADLPLDGAAPVEVPAGFVVCPGFIDMHVHFREPGQEHKESIASGVAAAVAGGFAAAACMPNTDPVNDHVGVTEEIVRKAADAGLARVYPIGAVSVGSQGERMTEIRALREAGCVGISDDGHPVADALLMRRALEYVSMFGMPVINHCEEPSLAAGCVVHEGHRASALGLRGQPGETESIMVERDVSLSGLTGGAVHVAHMSAGESLRAVRSGKERGIAVTCEVTPHHFILTDEDLRYDTNFKMNPPLRAAADRDAMLEGLADGSIDAIATDHAPHHADEKAVEFDRAPFGIIGLETAVSLSLDRLVHRGVLSMSRLVELYAPNPARILGVEGGTLKPGAAADITILAPDTAVEVAADRFRSKARNTPFDGWRLRGAVAATVVGGRVVYINETVPEAAALAWPAP
- a CDS encoding aspartate carbamoyltransferase catalytic subunit; the protein is MNVARDAREPVAGGQVEPAARLRSKHLLSAGDLSREEILLILDSAEAMKEVGARRIKKVPTLRGATVVNLFLEPSTRTRTSFEIAEKRLSADTLNIAGGTSSLLKGETLVDTARTLEAMAPDMVVLRHAASGACHLLAGACDARVINAGDGMHEHPTQALLDAFTIREHKTRFEGLKVAIVGDLLHSRVLRSNMLLLSALGADVWVCGPRTLMLPGVEGFGVRATTSLDRALEDADVVMLLRVQAERMQGHFFPSRREYFTTFGLTAERLQRARPDVIVMHPGPMNRGVEIASDVADGPVSVILEQVANGVAVRMAVLYLLAGSDADEGAE
- a CDS encoding dihydroorotate dehydrogenase electron transfer subunit; the protein is MASPVDVDARIAANHRLSDAYNVLEIEAPAIARQTRPGQFVMVKRALGREPLLRRPFSVFEILRNARGAVTGLSLLSKQVGAVTRDLFQAEPGERIRCLGPLGTPFSVVGPPTHAWMVAGGVGLAPFATLAEALHANGVDTTLFYGGRSSEDLYRVPFFERLGVRVVLATEDGTRGEAGRVTAPLQRELAAAGDRPVMVYACGPTPMMRAVAGLAAGAGRPVQVSLEPVMGCGLGGCYSCVVRILDGARFVRACLEGPVFEGNRVSWADLT
- a CDS encoding dihydroorotate dehydrogenase, with product MRARRLLQLRGADPRRRPFRPGLPGRAGLRGKPGLVGRPDLSVDIAGLRLANPLIAASGCFGYGVEYADLVDLAGLGAVAVKGLFLEAREGHAPPRIVETPSGMLNAIGLQGIGVRTFVAEKLPELKARRAVVIVNICGSTVDEYAEVARILSDADGVAAIEINISCPNIDEGGHTFGCSLTGVRDVVRAVRAATTLPIFPKLTPNVTDVAAIAIAAEEAGADAVSLVNTFLAMAIDVETRRPRLSNVVGGLSGPAIRPIAVRMVYECRAAVRIPIIGMGGIASARDVLEFLIAGADAVQVGTANFEDPGIWPKLLAGVTDYLERHGHAAVGEVVGTVDLSARETAWISS